A genomic segment from Chitinophagales bacterium encodes:
- a CDS encoding oligosaccharide flippase family protein: MKERINSLKKSVFFRNAGILISGTALSQSIPLLISPVITRLYDPASFGVFAIYISVITILLTISTGRYEKAIVIPSEIETSKRLTVLSQSLIILFTAFLFVIVHFFGAPVLSILNIEGLIPFVYLIPIGVLLMASDQSAYHWANKIEKYKRMSFSKVASNLSSGTLQIVLGFFKLEALGLIAAKLTGLFVSYIILISTFKLSDFLSYKLNEIKSVAKRYILFPKYLMSAHLLNSIALNSPPIILAFYFNETEIGFFGLTQRAIMLPVSIVSRSVGDVFRQKAVDDLNKDGNCKKIYKQTFWGLLIAGIIPFLILLFLSPWLFKLVFGTEWETAGNYAQILAVLFLFQFVSAPFNNMFLIREKQKQELLWQVLFFISSTVSIFVGYYIFKTITGALIIFALSRSVSYLLGIFMTSKLTVKQ; encoded by the coding sequence TTGAAAGAACGAATAAATTCTTTAAAAAAATCTGTTTTTTTCAGAAATGCCGGAATATTGATTTCAGGCACTGCACTGTCTCAGTCCATCCCTCTGTTAATTAGCCCGGTAATTACAAGACTCTATGATCCTGCAAGTTTTGGTGTTTTTGCTATTTACATCAGCGTTATTACCATATTACTTACTATCTCAACAGGCAGGTATGAAAAGGCCATAGTCATCCCCAGTGAAATAGAAACCAGCAAAAGACTTACCGTTTTAAGCCAATCGCTGATTATATTATTCACTGCTTTCCTCTTTGTTATTGTTCATTTTTTTGGTGCTCCTGTACTTTCAATCTTAAATATTGAGGGTTTAATTCCATTCGTTTATCTGATACCCATTGGAGTTTTGCTTATGGCCTCTGATCAATCAGCCTACCACTGGGCCAATAAAATTGAAAAATACAAGCGAATGTCTTTTTCTAAAGTGGCTAGTAACCTAAGTTCCGGTACACTTCAAATTGTATTGGGCTTTTTTAAACTTGAAGCTTTGGGACTAATAGCTGCAAAACTTACCGGCCTGTTTGTATCCTATATAATTCTAATTTCCACTTTTAAGCTATCAGATTTTTTAAGCTATAAATTGAATGAAATAAAAAGTGTGGCCAAAAGATACATTCTTTTTCCTAAGTATTTGATGTCAGCGCATTTACTCAATTCCATTGCGCTCAATAGTCCTCCAATTATTTTGGCCTTTTATTTTAATGAAACTGAAATTGGTTTTTTCGGTCTTACCCAAAGGGCTATTATGCTGCCTGTATCAATTGTTTCTAGGTCAGTAGGTGATGTTTTCCGACAAAAAGCAGTAGATGACCTCAATAAAGATGGAAATTGCAAGAAAATCTATAAACAAACATTTTGGGGATTATTGATTGCAGGTATTATACCTTTTTTAATACTACTCTTTCTCTCGCCCTGGTTGTTCAAACTGGTTTTTGGCACTGAGTGGGAAACAGCTGGTAATTACGCCCAAATCCTAGCTGTTTTATTTCTATTTCAGTTTGTATCAGCTCCATTTAATAATATGTTTTTGATTAGAGAGAAACAGAAACAGGAACTTCTCTGGCAAGTGCTGTTCTTTATCAGTTCAACTGTTTCTATTTTTGTAGGATATTATATTTTCAAAACTATTACCGGTGCCTTAATTATATTTGCACTTTCTAGGTCAGTTTCCTATTTGTTGGGAATTTTTATGACCTCAAAATTAACAGTGAAACAATAA
- the aat gene encoding leucyl/phenylalanyl-tRNA--protein transferase has translation MKKIKLPQFPHPDNANEYGLLAIGGDLSMERLLAAYSQGIFPWYSPGEPILWHSPDPRMLLFPENLNVSKSMRRVFNQNKFTFTSDKAFEAVIKACSEIPRSGQEGTWITQEMMEAYISLHKAGFAHSVEVWSAENKLVGGIYGVSIGKAFFGESMFSKVSNASKAALIKLTQALQVQGFDFVDCQVYTEHLESMGAQLYPRTFFLEKLSDSIKKPGLNVEKWADLFAENQ, from the coding sequence ATGAAAAAGATCAAATTGCCTCAATTTCCCCACCCTGATAATGCCAATGAGTATGGGCTATTGGCTATTGGAGGTGATTTGAGTATGGAGCGTTTGTTGGCAGCATACAGCCAGGGGATTTTCCCCTGGTATAGTCCCGGTGAACCTATTTTATGGCACTCTCCCGATCCGAGAATGTTGCTTTTTCCTGAAAATTTGAATGTTTCAAAAAGCATGAGGCGGGTATTTAACCAAAATAAATTTACTTTTACCAGCGATAAGGCATTTGAAGCAGTGATAAAAGCTTGTAGTGAAATCCCCAGGTCGGGGCAGGAGGGGACCTGGATTACACAAGAAATGATGGAAGCCTATATTTCGCTTCACAAAGCAGGTTTTGCCCACTCAGTAGAAGTTTGGTCAGCGGAAAATAAATTGGTAGGTGGTATATATGGGGTTTCAATTGGAAAAGCATTTTTTGGAGAGTCTATGTTTAGTAAAGTTTCAAATGCTTCCAAAGCAGCACTTATAAAATTGACACAAGCCCTCCAAGTACAGGGCTTTGATTTTGTCGATTGCCAAGTGTATACCGAACATCTTGAAAGTATGGGGGCACAATTATATCCAAGGACATTTTTTTTAGAAAAATTAAGTGATTCTATCAAGAAACCCGGTTTGAATGTAGAGAAGTGGGCAGATTTGTTTGCTGAAAATCAATAA
- a CDS encoding glycosyltransferase, with product MKKLLILADASSVHTIKWVNALLDRGYTINVFSLKSFNKENYPNSESLSIKTLQLKDKIFKSGEGALVKLKYIKALPTIKQIINDFKPDILHAHYASSYGILGALCGFHPFILSVWGSDIYDFPNHNFIFKKIIQYNLKKADRILSTSEVMGIETKKYTDKKVEITPFGVDTDVFKKREKPPGNEIIIGTVKALEYKYGIDTLLETFELLIKKRPESNFKLYIAGDGSKSEVYKKMAKEKQIVDKVVFSGNIPNHKIPEYISQFDVYLALSRSESFGVAIIEAMACEVPVVVSNVGGLPEVVNQGNTGFVVPAENPTAALEAIEKIIEDPNLAKQMGKSARKRVLEKYDWKRNVELMDSIYQDVLRESDKFIS from the coding sequence ATGAAAAAACTACTGATTTTAGCAGATGCCTCTTCCGTACATACCATTAAATGGGTAAATGCATTATTGGACAGGGGATATACCATCAATGTCTTTTCGCTTAAAAGTTTCAATAAAGAAAATTATCCAAATAGCGAAAGTCTGAGTATTAAGACATTGCAGCTAAAAGATAAAATTTTCAAGAGCGGTGAAGGAGCCCTGGTGAAGCTTAAATACATCAAGGCGCTTCCAACTATAAAACAAATAATCAATGATTTCAAGCCAGATATACTCCATGCCCATTATGCATCAAGCTATGGGATTTTAGGTGCGCTTTGTGGTTTTCACCCATTTATTCTGTCCGTATGGGGAAGTGATATATATGATTTTCCCAACCACAACTTTATCTTTAAAAAGATAATCCAATACAATTTAAAAAAAGCAGACCGCATTCTTTCCACTTCTGAAGTAATGGGTATTGAAACCAAAAAATATACTGATAAAAAAGTGGAAATCACGCCTTTTGGTGTTGATACGGATGTTTTTAAAAAAAGGGAGAAACCTCCCGGAAACGAAATCATAATTGGTACGGTAAAAGCATTGGAATACAAATATGGTATTGATACTTTATTGGAAACCTTTGAATTGTTGATTAAAAAAAGACCTGAATCTAATTTTAAACTCTACATAGCAGGAGATGGCAGTAAATCTGAAGTTTATAAAAAAATGGCCAAAGAAAAGCAAATTGTAGACAAGGTGGTCTTTTCCGGGAATATCCCCAATCATAAAATACCGGAGTATATCAGTCAATTTGATGTTTATCTTGCATTGAGCAGGTCAGAAAGTTTTGGTGTCGCAATTATTGAAGCAATGGCTTGCGAAGTGCCTGTAGTTGTGAGCAATGTAGGAGGTTTACCAGAGGTTGTTAACCAGGGAAACACTGGTTTTGTAGTACCCGCTGAAAACCCAACTGCTGCTTTGGAAGCTATTGAGAAAATTATTGAAGATCCCAATTTGGCCAAACAAATGGGGAAAAGTGCCCGAAAACGGGTATTGGAAAAATACGACTGGAAAAGAAATGTAGAATTGATGGACTCAATATACCAAGATGTACTAAGAGAGTCTGATAAATTTATAAGCTAA
- the murQ gene encoding N-acetylmuramic acid 6-phosphate etherase: MDKTTESSSNYRHLEKMDTGELLKNINKEDQKVAKIIKNCIPEIKPLVEAISDKMLAGGRLFYIGAGTSGRLGIVDASECPPTFGVDHGLVIGLMAGGDTAIRKAVEFAEDDKNQGWKDLQEYNISEKDSLIGIAASGATPYVVGALEIAQKNGIATGCITCNENAKVIQYADFPVVAVTGPEFVTGSTRMKAGTAQKLILNMISTSVMIKLGRVEDNKMVDMQLSNEKLVDRGTKMVAESLKLHYDEAKALLLKNKSVRNAIAAYKNK; encoded by the coding sequence ATGGACAAAACAACTGAGAGTAGCTCAAATTATCGTCACCTGGAAAAAATGGATACAGGGGAATTGCTAAAAAACATCAATAAAGAAGATCAAAAGGTAGCAAAAATTATAAAAAATTGTATCCCGGAGATTAAGCCATTAGTAGAAGCTATAAGTGATAAAATGCTTGCAGGTGGTCGCCTGTTTTATATTGGAGCTGGCACGAGCGGCAGATTGGGCATAGTGGATGCTTCTGAATGCCCACCTACTTTTGGTGTAGATCACGGACTTGTAATTGGGCTGATGGCCGGTGGCGATACTGCCATTAGAAAGGCCGTGGAATTTGCCGAAGATGACAAAAACCAAGGCTGGAAAGATTTACAGGAATACAATATTTCGGAAAAGGACTCTTTGATTGGAATTGCAGCTTCTGGCGCTACGCCCTATGTAGTTGGGGCTTTGGAAATTGCCCAAAAAAATGGAATTGCAACGGGATGTATTACCTGCAATGAAAATGCAAAGGTCATCCAATATGCTGATTTTCCAGTTGTGGCCGTTACAGGCCCTGAATTTGTTACTGGCAGTACGCGCATGAAAGCCGGCACGGCCCAAAAACTGATCTTGAACATGATATCCACTTCCGTGATGATTAAGCTGGGACGCGTGGAAGATAATAAAATGGTGGATATGCAATTGAGCAATGAAAAATTGGTAGATCGTGGAACAAAAATGGTGGCTGAATCCTTAAAACTTCATTATGATGAAGCAAAGGCTTTGTTGCTGAAAAACAAAAGCGTACGCAATGCCATTGCAGCTTACAAGAATAAATGA
- the ftcD gene encoding glutamate formimidoyltransferase: MPPNNKQPLIECVPNFSEGRNPETIQAIATSIEQVHGVKLLHIDSGIATNRTVITFAGSPEAVIEAAFQSIKCAARHIDMREQKGVHPRFGATDVCPLIPVANISMEEVVKYSLKLAKRVGDELKIPVYLYERSASSPERSNLANLRKDNYEAIVKKIHLPEWKPDFGPQKLNARSGNIAIGARSFLIACNINLKSEDIAIAKAIAREIRSSGYIDKSGIVPEKWKRMPGKCTALKAIGWYIPEYNCVQVSMNITDYTKTGIHHAYEAVKAAAKKRGVIVSGTELIGLVPKTAILDAGKYYASAQKHSVLSEQELIEIAVYNLRLDILREFKPEERILEYVLQGME; the protein is encoded by the coding sequence ATGCCACCTAATAACAAGCAACCTTTAATAGAATGCGTCCCCAATTTTAGTGAAGGACGTAATCCCGAAACTATACAAGCCATTGCCACTTCTATCGAACAGGTTCATGGAGTAAAGCTTTTGCATATAGACAGCGGCATAGCTACCAATCGCACCGTAATTACCTTTGCCGGAAGTCCTGAAGCAGTTATTGAAGCAGCATTTCAATCGATCAAGTGTGCTGCGCGGCATATTGATATGAGAGAACAAAAAGGTGTACATCCCCGCTTTGGAGCTACAGATGTATGTCCTTTGATCCCTGTTGCCAATATCAGTATGGAAGAAGTAGTTAAATATTCATTGAAACTGGCTAAAAGGGTGGGCGATGAATTAAAAATTCCAGTGTATTTATACGAAAGGTCTGCAAGTTCCCCTGAAAGAAGTAACCTTGCTAATTTGAGAAAAGACAATTATGAGGCGATCGTCAAAAAAATACATTTACCCGAATGGAAACCTGATTTTGGTCCGCAAAAACTCAATGCGCGCAGTGGAAATATTGCTATCGGTGCACGCTCATTTCTTATTGCCTGTAATATAAATCTCAAGTCAGAAGATATTGCCATTGCAAAAGCAATTGCTCGTGAAATTCGAAGCTCGGGATATATTGATAAAAGCGGAATAGTCCCTGAAAAATGGAAAAGAATGCCCGGTAAATGTACAGCACTCAAGGCCATAGGCTGGTATATACCTGAATATAATTGTGTTCAGGTTTCTATGAATATTACAGATTATACTAAAACAGGAATTCACCATGCATATGAAGCAGTAAAAGCTGCAGCAAAAAAACGAGGGGTGATTGTGAGCGGTACAGAATTAATTGGTTTAGTACCAAAGACAGCTATTTTAGATGCAGGAAAATATTATGCTTCTGCGCAAAAGCATTCTGTTCTTTCAGAACAAGAGTTGATAGAAATTGCAGTTTACAATTTGAGACTGGATATACTGCGCGAATTCAAACCTGAGGAGCGGATATTAGAGTATGTTTTGCAAGGTATGGAATAA
- a CDS encoding type II toxin-antitoxin system VapC family toxin, translating to MGQTRYLVDSNAVIDYLGKKLSASGMDFMDSIINAVPNVSVISKIEVLGYNAPREHYKLLSEFMADSTVMDLTDNIVDKTIEIRKQHKTKLPDAIIASTAIVYGLDLISRNTSDFKDIKELTIIDPHSL from the coding sequence ATGGGGCAAACCAGGTACTTAGTTGATTCTAATGCAGTTATTGATTATTTAGGCAAGAAATTATCAGCTTCGGGTATGGATTTTATGGACAGTATTATTAATGCTGTGCCAAATGTATCTGTGATTTCAAAAATTGAAGTACTTGGTTATAATGCGCCAAGAGAACATTATAAATTGCTTTCAGAGTTTATGGCTGACTCAACTGTAATGGATTTGACTGATAATATAGTTGATAAAACCATTGAGATTCGTAAACAGCATAAGACAAAATTACCTGATGCTATTATTGCTTCAACTGCAATTGTCTATGGTTTAGATTTAATTTCTCGAAATACTTCTGATTTTAAAGACATCAAAGAGTTAACAATAATTGATCCACACAGTTTATAA
- a CDS encoding glycosyltransferase: MKIIFHIPFAINTDVASGTNIRPIKILNAMLGLGHDVEVVKGGNKERRSQIDRIKREIKNGKKYDLLYSESSTLPTLLTEKHHLPSAPFMDFEFFSFCKSYGIPVGLYYRDIHWNFAHYPLSGIKKAYSHFFYHFDIKKYNKLLDVLFLQSYEMKKYIPGLDENIKIVELPPGVDQVFEHKSFENPKNQLKIIYVGGLGKLYQLHEFINAAQSFSKIDFSICTRKEDWNAVKSEYESILQPSKNIHLIHQSGDELDKKMPNYDLASIIVKPTDYWSFVLPLKLFYYLSFQIPVIASKGTRAAKFVDEHNVGWVVDYNEKAIESTFNAILNNPESIAEKQNNIKKIHSDITWEARVNTIIKTLTSE; this comes from the coding sequence ATGAAAATAATTTTCCATATTCCATTTGCCATAAATACAGATGTTGCCTCAGGCACGAATATTCGACCAATAAAAATACTGAATGCTATGCTTGGATTAGGACATGATGTAGAAGTAGTAAAGGGGGGCAACAAAGAAAGGAGAAGTCAGATTGATAGAATTAAAAGGGAAATTAAAAATGGGAAAAAATATGATCTGCTATACTCAGAGAGTTCTACACTCCCTACTTTATTGACAGAGAAACATCATTTGCCAAGTGCTCCATTCATGGATTTTGAGTTCTTCAGCTTTTGCAAAAGCTATGGAATTCCGGTAGGGTTATATTATAGAGACATTCATTGGAATTTTGCCCACTATCCCCTTTCTGGCATTAAAAAAGCTTATTCCCATTTTTTCTATCATTTTGACATTAAAAAATACAATAAGCTATTGGATGTTCTATTCTTGCAAAGTTATGAGATGAAAAAGTATATTCCCGGACTTGATGAAAATATTAAAATAGTAGAGCTGCCGCCAGGAGTAGATCAGGTATTTGAACACAAGAGTTTTGAAAATCCTAAGAATCAACTTAAGATCATTTATGTAGGTGGACTAGGTAAGCTTTATCAATTACATGAATTCATTAATGCTGCACAATCGTTTAGTAAAATTGACTTCAGTATCTGTACTAGAAAGGAAGATTGGAATGCTGTAAAAAGCGAATATGAAAGCATCCTACAACCTTCAAAAAATATACATTTAATACACCAATCAGGAGATGAATTGGATAAAAAAATGCCGAATTATGATTTAGCTTCAATTATTGTAAAACCCACGGATTATTGGAGTTTTGTTTTACCATTAAAACTTTTTTATTATTTATCCTTTCAAATTCCTGTTATAGCTTCAAAAGGTACACGTGCAGCAAAATTCGTAGATGAACACAATGTGGGCTGGGTGGTTGATTATAATGAAAAAGCTATAGAGAGCACTTTCAATGCTATTCTTAATAACCCCGAAAGCATTGCAGAAAAACAAAACAATATTAAAAAAATACATTCTGATATTACCTGGGAAGCACGTGTGAACACAATAATAAAAACATTGACAAGTGAATAA
- a CDS encoding O-antigen polymerase yields MLFKKAAGNISLLRLNMLTYVFYVPLLLMSFIGSVMIVLELDNHYLINKIQNDETRYVGWAAIMYSMVMVPLGMLFSKKLFQIKSVKSVLANIAEKPIVNYLPKNEIILKSLLYLLSFVGIASLIYTFYHIGTIPLLEMINDSENLARLRQEAGREFDANVYIKNIFAINLLPILAFISWAYYNKSRNSLDLAWFVIMLIASLLILSYDLQKSPAALFLIGFIFYFTYVHGRIKLRYFMLLVIVFFSVILMFYSETTNINFEQAILTYNHGVIGRTVFSNIAGTFFSFEYFGSIHEFIGNRSLSTFVELFSVEHSERSSRIIMETINPQAVEAGTAGVINSLFIGEAWANYGLLGVILSPFYIGFLIGTLFYFFLRSSKTPVIIGLYVYFCYSSAVEGGFNDYIYNIGFLFIFFLFSTLLYISKYLNNKLT; encoded by the coding sequence TTGCTTTTCAAAAAAGCTGCTGGCAATATCTCATTGCTCAGACTGAATATGCTTACTTATGTTTTTTATGTCCCTTTACTGCTGATGTCCTTTATTGGGTCTGTTATGATAGTACTTGAATTGGACAACCATTACCTTATAAATAAGATACAAAATGATGAGACAAGATATGTAGGATGGGCGGCAATCATGTATTCCATGGTTATGGTTCCTTTGGGGATGTTGTTTTCAAAAAAGCTATTTCAAATAAAAAGTGTGAAATCAGTACTTGCAAACATAGCTGAAAAGCCAATTGTCAACTACTTACCAAAGAATGAAATTATCTTAAAGTCACTTTTGTACTTGCTGTCTTTTGTCGGGATAGCTTCACTAATTTATACTTTTTATCATATTGGAACCATACCACTGCTGGAAATGATAAACGACAGTGAAAACCTGGCACGGCTGAGGCAAGAAGCAGGCAGGGAATTTGATGCAAATGTTTATATAAAAAACATTTTTGCAATCAATCTCCTTCCGATATTAGCCTTTATTTCCTGGGCATATTACAATAAAAGCAGGAACAGCCTTGACCTGGCATGGTTTGTAATAATGTTAATCGCTTCTTTGTTAATCTTGTCCTATGATCTGCAAAAGTCTCCGGCAGCACTTTTTCTAATCGGTTTTATTTTTTACTTCACTTATGTGCATGGAAGAATCAAGCTCAGATACTTTATGCTATTGGTCATTGTATTTTTCAGTGTAATTCTCATGTTTTATTCTGAAACTACAAACATCAATTTTGAACAGGCGATATTGACATACAACCATGGGGTAATAGGAAGAACTGTTTTTTCAAATATTGCCGGCACATTTTTCTCCTTCGAATATTTTGGAAGTATTCATGAATTTATAGGTAATAGAAGCTTATCAACTTTTGTGGAATTGTTTTCTGTTGAACATTCTGAAAGGTCTTCAAGAATAATAATGGAGACAATAAATCCCCAAGCTGTTGAAGCAGGAACGGCAGGGGTGATTAATTCACTTTTTATAGGCGAAGCCTGGGCCAATTATGGATTACTTGGAGTAATTCTATCACCATTCTACATAGGTTTTTTAATAGGAACACTTTTTTACTTTTTCCTAAGGTCATCTAAAACACCTGTGATTATAGGGCTTTACGTGTACTTTTGCTATAGTTCTGCTGTCGAGGGTGGTTTTAATGATTATATATACAATATAGGCTTCTTGTTTATTTTCTTTCTGTTTTCTACGTTACTTTACATTTCAAAATATTTAAACAATAAGCTTACATAA
- a CDS encoding S41 family peptidase, producing the protein MSNKKYSYLLPLIFAIILIAGMQLGYKIRGKTENKMPLFNINKQFNKIDEILDFIEVKYVDSVALNDIEDQVSRDLMRELDPHSFYISQKELQSVNENLEGNFDGIGIEFYILKDTIIVVSPITGGPSETLGIQSGDKIITIEDSIVAGVGISNREVIHLLRGEKGTTVKVGFMRGRNSEIIEYDITRDKIPITSIEVAYMVDDEVGYIKITRFSANTYKEFKKALSMLKGQGMNALILDLRNNPGGYLNAATMISDEFIDGRKLLVYTEGKAYERQEYTARVSGLFESEDLVILIDEGSASASEILAGAVQDWDRGLIIGRRSFGKGLVQEQYELADGSALRLTVARYYTPSGRSIQKPYNVDDKASYHREISKRYENGEVFEMTDSLAIQAQDTVRFYTSNGRPVYSGGGIMPDIIVPIDTADYLIYFSEIRGYIPQFVYDFYSDNQDRFLPYRDLDYFNNNFMVSEIMYDQFINFIEKEGHRIKEDELEVLKPQVNILIKAHLARQLWKNDGFYPLYNSIDNVFIKAYEIIKGGLQREYFISELGNDKESKNSKR; encoded by the coding sequence ATGAGTAATAAAAAATACAGCTATTTACTTCCTTTAATTTTCGCGATTATTTTGATTGCGGGAATGCAACTTGGCTATAAGATACGGGGCAAAACCGAAAATAAAATGCCGCTCTTTAATATCAATAAGCAATTCAATAAAATTGATGAAATACTTGATTTTATTGAGGTTAAATATGTTGATTCTGTAGCGCTTAATGATATTGAAGATCAAGTATCAAGAGATTTAATGCGCGAGCTTGATCCCCATTCATTTTATATTTCCCAAAAAGAATTGCAAAGTGTAAATGAAAACCTTGAAGGCAATTTTGATGGTATTGGTATTGAATTCTATATCCTAAAGGATACTATAATTGTAGTTTCTCCAATTACCGGAGGACCATCGGAAACATTGGGTATACAAAGTGGCGATAAAATAATTACCATAGAAGATTCAATTGTTGCAGGAGTAGGTATAAGTAATCGTGAGGTGATACATTTGCTCAGAGGAGAAAAAGGCACAACTGTAAAAGTGGGTTTTATGCGTGGTAGAAATAGCGAAATCATAGAATACGACATTACCCGTGACAAAATTCCTATCACTAGTATTGAGGTGGCTTATATGGTAGATGATGAAGTGGGCTATATTAAAATCACCCGCTTTTCTGCGAATACCTACAAAGAATTTAAGAAAGCCCTTTCAATGCTTAAAGGACAGGGCATGAATGCATTGATCCTAGACCTTAGAAATAATCCCGGAGGCTACCTCAATGCAGCTACAATGATTTCCGATGAGTTTATAGATGGACGGAAATTATTGGTATATACAGAAGGAAAAGCTTATGAACGACAAGAATACACTGCAAGAGTGAGTGGTTTATTTGAAAGTGAAGATCTTGTTATACTTATAGATGAAGGCTCTGCTTCTGCAAGTGAAATTCTGGCAGGAGCTGTTCAGGACTGGGATCGTGGTTTAATTATTGGTAGGCGATCTTTTGGAAAAGGATTGGTACAGGAGCAATATGAACTGGCAGATGGTTCTGCATTGCGGCTTACCGTTGCGCGCTATTACACACCATCCGGTAGAAGTATTCAAAAACCCTATAATGTTGATGACAAGGCCAGCTATCACAGAGAAATAAGCAAGCGATATGAAAATGGAGAAGTTTTTGAAATGACTGATTCGCTTGCTATACAAGCTCAGGATACGGTTAGGTTCTACACATCCAATGGCCGTCCTGTATATAGTGGTGGGGGGATTATGCCGGATATTATTGTGCCAATAGATACAGCAGATTATCTCATTTACTTTTCGGAGATAAGGGGCTATATACCGCAGTTTGTCTATGATTTTTATTCTGACAACCAGGACAGATTTTTGCCATACAGGGACTTAGATTATTTCAATAATAACTTTATGGTTTCTGAAATCATGTATGATCAGTTTATTAATTTTATAGAGAAAGAAGGGCACAGAATCAAAGAAGATGAACTTGAAGTACTCAAGCCCCAGGTCAATATTCTGATTAAGGCACACCTTGCAAGGCAGTTGTGGAAAAATGATGGTTTTTATCCACTATACAATTCTATTGATAATGTTTTTATTAAAGCTTATGAAATTATCAAAGGTGGATTGCAAAGAGAATATTTTATTTCTGAGCTTGGGAATGATAAGGAATCTAAAAACAGTAAGAGATAG
- a CDS encoding metalloregulator ArsR/SmtB family transcription factor produces MNYLTTKENEVLKQAKAKIRALLHPLRQDILTKIKENGNRMNVTEIYVKLRIEQSVASQHLAILRKEGFVNTTREGKTIWYSVNNDTIKDTVSQCENV; encoded by the coding sequence ATGAACTACTTAACAACAAAAGAAAATGAAGTGTTAAAACAAGCAAAAGCAAAAATCAGAGCTTTGCTACATCCTTTAAGACAGGATATTTTAACCAAAATCAAAGAAAACGGTAACCGCATGAATGTTACTGAAATTTATGTAAAACTGCGTATTGAGCAAAGTGTTGCATCTCAACATTTGGCTATCTTGCGAAAAGAAGGTTTTGTAAACACTACTCGTGAAGGAAAAACCATCTGGTACAGCGTTAACAACGATACCATTAAAGATACTGTAAGTCAGTGTGAGAATGTTTAA